A genomic stretch from Primulina huaijiensis isolate GDHJ02 unplaced genomic scaffold, ASM1229523v2 scaffold207390, whole genome shotgun sequence includes:
- the LOC140966617 gene encoding probable 1-acyl-sn-glycerol-3-phosphate acyltransferase 4, with protein sequence MEISKSLNSDKGLKHFPLTPFRIFRGLLCLAVYISTAFMFLVYFVPPAAVFTRLFSVHYSRKLVTFLFGLWLGLWPFLFEKINKVKVIFSGEKVPLEKNVLIIANHRTEVDWMYLWDLALRKGCLGYIRYVLKSSLMKLPLFGWGFHVFEFIPVERKWEVDEQVMRRMLSTFTNRQDPLWLAVFPEGTDFTDEKCRKSQKFAKENGLPVLKNVLLPKTRGLHTCLEILRDSLDAVYDITIAYKNNCPTFLDNVFGVDPSEVHIHLRRIRHEEIPSSESEISSWLMDAFQLKDQLLTDFIVNGHFPNQGTEDELSTLGCLANCAVVLSVTGIFTYLTFYSLLLFKVYVGLSCVYLAFATYFNIRPSPIFCREEMSKKKSL encoded by the exons TTTATGTTCTTAGTTTATTTCGTGCCCCCGGCCGCTGTATTCACACGCCTATTTAGTGTACATTACAGTAGGAAATTAGTAACCTTCCTCTTTGGTCTTTGGCTTGGCCTTTGGCCATTCTTATTTGAAAAGATAAACAAGGTTAAAGTAATCTTTTCGGGCGAGAAAGTTCCGTTAGAGAAGAATGTTTTGATTATAGCCAACCACAGAACTGAGGTAGACTGGATGTATCTGTGGGATCTAGCTCTGCGGAAAGGGTGCTTGGGCTACATAAGATATGTTCTCAAAAGCAGTTTGATGAAACTGCCACTCTTTGGCTGGGGATTTCACGTTTTTGAGTTCATTCCAGTGGAGAGAAAGTGGGAGGTTGATGAACAGGTGATGCGCCGAATGCTTTCTACATTTACCAATCGTCAGGATCCACTCTGGCTTGCTGTCTTTCCCGAAGGAACCGATTTTAC CGATGAGAAATGCAGAAAAAGTCAAAAGTTCGCTAAGGAGAACGGATTACCAGTTCTGAAAAATGTGTTACTACCAAAGACAAGAGGTCTGCACACTTGCTTGGAGATCTTGAGGGATTCTCTAGATGCAG TTTATGACATTACTATCGCGTATAAGAACAACTGTCCTACTTTCTTGGATAATGTGTTTGGTGTCGACCCTTCCGAAGTACACATACACCTCCGACGTATCCGTCACGAGGAAATACCCTCTTCGGAATCAGAGATCTCTTCCTGGTTGATGGATGCGTTTCAACTCAAAGATCAACTGCTCACTGATTTCATAGTTAATGGCCATTTTCCTAATCAAGGGACCGAAGATGAACTTTCAACACTCGGATGCTTGGCCAACTGTGCAGTGGTACTCAGTGTTACCGGTATCTTCACTTACCTTACCTTTTATTCCCTCCTTTTGTTTAAAGTCTATGTAGGTTTGTCTTGCGTTTACCTTGCTTTCGCTACTTATTTCAATATCAGACCATCTCCTATTTTTTGTCGTGAAGAGATGTCAAAGAAGAAATCATTGTAA